From the genome of Bacteroides sp. MSB163, one region includes:
- a CDS encoding polysaccharide lyase 6 family protein yields MNKKSFVSTIIAIILVCPVLAVTHTFTPTDIDSLKTKMSDGSLQPGDTLLLQDGIYSHLGKVSFTGNGTVDYPIILRAANTGKAIISGTTEIRMAGSYLQLEGLYFHKAWASDFEMIEFQLDKEHPATHCRITQCAIDDCNDPAKGEKPGGGTENWIGLHGNNNRIDHCYFANKRARGLVIQITVEDGGDHNHHQIDHNVFGYRKPFGGNGAEIIRVGNSWSSQLPSYSIIEENIFYHCDGENEIISVKSGFNIVRRNLFYESRGGLVCRHGHNNIIDSNVIIGNHLPATLGIRIINQGHIVSNNYVESVTGKGSGAAFILRMGVYERPNTPEDYEDEKLKSYHRAADIDIAFNTFVDCAELNFGDGRGDKEPRNVRFAHNRIYSPNTVSNIKISNPTIFPGITFINNFCQFKNNESPDVKGFQITTFNTEQIKAQRRQAVSPIDCGTSWHNVELSEMKTLTELMN; encoded by the coding sequence ATGAATAAGAAATCATTTGTATCCACTATTATTGCAATAATACTCGTTTGTCCGGTTTTGGCGGTAACACACACCTTCACACCAACCGACATCGACAGTTTAAAGACCAAGATGTCTGACGGATCTTTACAACCTGGTGATACCCTGCTTTTACAAGATGGAATCTATTCACATCTTGGTAAGGTTAGTTTTACAGGAAATGGAACAGTAGATTATCCAATTATACTGAGGGCAGCGAATACCGGAAAGGCTATTATATCCGGAACAACAGAAATACGTATGGCAGGCAGTTATCTACAATTGGAGGGACTCTACTTTCATAAAGCCTGGGCATCTGACTTTGAGATGATAGAATTTCAACTGGATAAAGAACACCCAGCCACTCATTGCCGAATTACCCAATGTGCCATTGATGATTGCAATGACCCTGCCAAAGGAGAGAAACCGGGAGGAGGAACAGAAAACTGGATTGGGCTACATGGAAACAATAATCGTATAGACCACTGTTATTTTGCCAATAAACGTGCCCGTGGACTGGTTATACAAATTACAGTAGAAGACGGTGGAGATCACAATCACCACCAGATAGATCATAATGTATTTGGTTATCGGAAACCCTTCGGGGGCAATGGTGCGGAAATCATACGCGTGGGTAACTCCTGGTCATCGCAACTGCCTTCCTACAGTATCATCGAAGAAAATATATTCTATCATTGCGACGGAGAAAATGAGATTATTTCAGTAAAATCCGGTTTCAACATCGTACGCCGTAACTTGTTTTACGAATCGCGTGGCGGATTAGTATGTCGTCACGGTCACAACAATATTATAGATTCCAATGTAATCATTGGCAATCATCTGCCTGCTACTTTAGGCATCCGCATCATCAATCAAGGACATATTGTCAGCAATAATTACGTGGAAAGTGTAACAGGAAAAGGCTCCGGTGCCGCCTTTATATTACGCATGGGAGTATATGAACGCCCCAATACACCCGAAGATTATGAGGACGAAAAACTTAAATCGTATCACCGGGCAGCAGATATTGACATTGCTTTTAATACTTTCGTCGATTGTGCCGAACTGAACTTTGGAGACGGACGAGGAGATAAGGAACCACGGAATGTACGTTTTGCTCACAACCGAATTTATTCTCCGAATACTGTTTCCAATATCAAAATCAGTAATCCTACAATATTTCCCGGTATTACATTTATCAATAACTTCTGCCAGTTCAAAAATAATGAATCACCCGATGTAAAAGGATTCCAAATTACTACATTCAATACTGAACAAATAAAAGCTCAACGGCGCCAAGCTGTTTCCCCCATAGATTGCGGAACCTCTTGGCACAACGTTGAGCTAAGTGAAATGAAGACTCTTACAGAATTAATGAATTAG
- a CDS encoding TonB-dependent receptor, with protein MKKKEHKSKSLLWRLSLVLLALVLSINLMAQTITQTGVVVDQNNEPMIGVTVQTKGTATGGITDLDGNFTIKCNKGATLVFSFMGYKTVEHKASGQRMKIEMAEDAQALDEVVIVGFGSMNKKHITGSMTSVDSKILEEKNSVNVFDALQGAAPGMQIVSNSGAPGSSSFVSIRGASTFSDEGVSPLYVVDGVVVDNIDDISANDIKQIDVMKDAASSAIYGARSANGVILITTKSGESGKPRVDARYQHSFYTVARKLPQVNAFESRLSMAASDLNNPSKTLEKFSARTDSVGMQYSTNYYYQDLLFRTGGRDDASVQISGGSKGFKYRASLNYIGEKGVILESGNDKYTANVNVDYEPWKNIKFTTRVRLSYNKTNNIKETVLQDAMRRDPDMIIWYPDGELIPYYSSGGRRNPIAELKQKLDERSTYRGNFYQGITWTFTPWLRLDADISADYTSNRNLTFSSKYLEGSDNGKNTGADKSQQTWKYAGEAYLNFNKTIAKDHSLSAMVGSSFEVSNQLAYNIAGSFFLSEDIHYMNLATVKDVKNINTTGWDEAMVGVFGRVVYSWKSRYTVTGNLRFDGSSRFGKNNRWGSFPSVSAAWRISDEPFMRWANNILTDAKIRASYGITGNDKIGRYESQTVYTAGSQYYNSVGGIVPASKYGNPDLKWEQTKQTNIGVDLSFLNGRIMFVADYYIKKTSDLLSDYNLPSTTGYDKMRVNLASIENKGVELSLTATPVRTRDFSWSTTVNWWKNDNKILDLAREDYINSAWLIAAGKPAGLFYGYKNLGIYEYDASNAWTQDYKNRLTPVFKRDDEGNVVIGLNGQPTLEKYLNPDGTEYTGKIAQMKVNGVIAGGGDVIWYNKPNENGELDDVINSNDQTELGKANPDWFGSWGNTLTYKDFSLSFNFYVSWGGQVWNDLKRYYCSWGGNTHKQTPEYIMQGWKYPGEITSWYALNSKQRKTNNHSMSLSDQFLEDATFIRLQSVRLSYSVDPKFLGKTPLRSIQAYIYGNNLLTWTNYTGYDPELSGGVLTPGKDSSKYPRKREFGFGFNIGF; from the coding sequence ATGAAAAAGAAAGAACACAAATCGAAATCGCTATTATGGCGGTTATCTTTAGTTCTATTAGCATTGGTCTTGAGTATTAATCTTATGGCTCAAACAATTACACAGACAGGTGTCGTTGTTGACCAAAACAATGAACCAATGATTGGCGTAACTGTGCAGACGAAAGGTACAGCAACTGGTGGTATTACAGATTTAGATGGTAACTTTACCATTAAATGCAATAAAGGTGCCACATTAGTTTTCTCTTTTATGGGATACAAAACAGTTGAGCACAAAGCAAGCGGTCAAAGAATGAAGATTGAAATGGCTGAAGATGCTCAGGCTCTGGATGAAGTTGTAATTGTCGGTTTCGGTTCAATGAACAAAAAACATATTACAGGTTCAATGACTTCGGTTGATTCTAAAATCTTGGAAGAAAAGAATTCAGTGAATGTTTTTGATGCATTACAAGGTGCTGCTCCCGGTATGCAAATCGTATCAAACTCCGGAGCACCCGGTTCTTCTTCATTTGTATCTATTCGTGGTGCTTCTACTTTTAGTGATGAAGGTGTCTCTCCGCTGTATGTTGTAGACGGAGTAGTTGTTGATAACATTGACGATATTTCTGCCAATGATATTAAGCAAATTGACGTTATGAAAGATGCAGCTTCTTCGGCTATTTATGGTGCTCGTTCTGCAAATGGTGTAATACTGATTACTACTAAATCAGGTGAATCAGGAAAACCTCGTGTTGATGCACGTTACCAACATTCCTTTTACACTGTTGCCCGTAAATTGCCTCAGGTTAATGCGTTTGAAAGCCGTTTAAGTATGGCAGCTTCCGATTTAAACAATCCTTCCAAAACTTTAGAGAAGTTTTCCGCACGTACAGACTCTGTAGGCATGCAGTATAGTACAAACTATTATTATCAGGATTTATTGTTCCGTACAGGTGGACGTGATGATGCCAGTGTACAAATTAGTGGTGGTTCCAAAGGGTTCAAATATCGTGCATCTTTGAACTACATTGGCGAAAAGGGTGTAATTCTAGAGTCTGGAAATGACAAATATACCGCTAACGTCAATGTTGATTATGAACCGTGGAAAAATATAAAGTTTACCACTCGTGTTCGTTTAAGCTACAATAAAACTAATAATATTAAAGAAACTGTTTTGCAAGATGCCATGCGTCGTGATCCTGATATGATTATCTGGTATCCGGATGGTGAATTAATTCCCTATTATTCTTCGGGGGGACGTCGTAATCCTATTGCTGAGCTAAAACAAAAGTTAGATGAACGCTCGACTTATAGAGGAAACTTTTATCAGGGTATAACTTGGACATTTACTCCTTGGTTAAGATTGGATGCTGACATTTCAGCTGATTATACATCTAATAGAAATTTAACATTCTCATCCAAGTATCTGGAAGGAAGTGATAATGGGAAAAATACAGGAGCAGATAAAAGCCAACAAACTTGGAAATATGCAGGCGAAGCTTATTTAAACTTCAATAAGACAATTGCCAAAGATCATTCTTTGAGTGCTATGGTTGGTAGTAGTTTCGAAGTTAGTAATCAATTGGCATATAATATAGCCGGTTCGTTTTTTCTCTCCGAAGATATTCATTATATGAATTTGGCTACTGTAAAAGACGTGAAGAATATCAATACAACCGGTTGGGATGAAGCTATGGTAGGTGTATTTGGACGTGTAGTATATAGTTGGAAGAGTCGCTATACCGTGACTGGTAATCTTCGATTTGACGGTTCTTCCCGTTTTGGTAAGAATAATCGTTGGGGATCTTTCCCTTCTGTTTCTGCTGCATGGCGTATTTCGGATGAACCCTTCATGCGTTGGGCTAATAACATTCTTACGGATGCCAAAATCCGTGCCAGCTATGGTATTACTGGTAATGATAAAATTGGACGCTATGAATCGCAAACCGTTTATACGGCCGGTTCCCAATATTATAATTCAGTAGGTGGTATTGTACCTGCATCTAAATATGGTAATCCTGACTTAAAATGGGAACAGACTAAGCAAACAAATATCGGTGTGGATTTGAGTTTTCTGAATGGACGTATTATGTTTGTTGCTGACTATTACATAAAGAAAACGAGTGACTTGCTTTCTGACTATAATCTTCCAAGTACTACCGGTTATGATAAAATGCGTGTAAACTTGGCTAGTATTGAAAATAAAGGTGTTGAGTTATCACTTACAGCAACACCAGTCAGAACACGTGATTTTAGCTGGAGTACTACTGTAAATTGGTGGAAGAATGATAATAAGATTCTTGATTTGGCACGTGAGGATTATATTAATAGTGCTTGGCTGATTGCAGCAGGAAAACCAGCTGGTCTATTCTATGGTTATAAGAATTTGGGGATATATGAATATGACGCAAGTAATGCCTGGACTCAAGATTATAAAAACCGTCTGACTCCTGTTTTCAAACGGGATGATGAAGGTAACGTTGTTATAGGTTTGAATGGTCAGCCAACATTGGAAAAATATCTGAACCCAGATGGTACTGAATATACAGGCAAAATTGCTCAGATGAAAGTAAATGGAGTAATTGCTGGTGGTGGTGATGTCATATGGTATAACAAGCCTAATGAAAACGGCGAGTTAGATGATGTGATCAATTCTAACGACCAGACCGAATTAGGCAAAGCAAATCCTGATTGGTTTGGCTCCTGGGGGAATACCCTTACATATAAAGACTTTTCTCTTTCATTTAACTTCTATGTTAGTTGGGGAGGACAAGTCTGGAATGACTTGAAGCGTTATTATTGTTCATGGGGAGGAAATACTCATAAACAAACTCCTGAATATATTATGCAAGGCTGGAAATATCCAGGTGAGATCACAAGTTGGTATGCATTGAACTCCAAACAGCGCAAAACAAATAATCACTCTATGAGTTTGAGCGATCAGTTCTTGGAAGATGCAACTTTTATTCGTTTACAATCTGTTCGATTAAGTTACAGTGTGGATCCTAAATTTTTAGGTAAAACTCCACTCCGCTCAATACAAGCATATATTTATGGTAACAATTTGCTGACTTGGACTAATTATACAGGATATGATCCGGAATTGAGTGGCGGTGTTCTAACTCCAGGTAAAGACAGTTCAAAATATCCTCGTAAGCGTGAGTTTGGCTTTGGATTCAACATTGGATTTTAA
- a CDS encoding site-specific integrase: MYKYSKDGVSVLTVLDKRKQKMNGLFPIKVQVIHNRKQKYYSTGQEVSIRDWEVLPHTKNRHLSEVRRNIENSFSLIRQQIEFLSFQGEFHFDILNARLGRYSDFSVNALFHKKLEDLKENGQANTYLSYKGSLNKIEQFAGKHISFHEITINWLNRFEHHLSASGISYSSMGFYFRNLKCILNIARKDGIIKESQYPFGKGKYEVPTGCGRKLALTLKEIKKIITYNDGTPKTEFYRDLWFFSYLCNGINFRDLLYLQYSNIINGEICFIRAKTARNTKHSKIIHAVITPEMQKIIEKWGNPPTSPETYIFPFATGKENPFERVKLVREVVTECNQILYKISHKTGIPRVTTYAARHSFATVLKRSGVNISYISESLGHSNLAITENYLASFEAEERKKNSILLTRFDL; this comes from the coding sequence ATGTACAAATATTCTAAGGATGGAGTTTCCGTACTCACAGTATTAGATAAAAGGAAACAAAAAATGAATGGATTATTTCCCATAAAAGTACAAGTTATCCACAACAGAAAACAAAAATATTACTCCACCGGGCAAGAAGTTTCTATTAGAGACTGGGAAGTATTACCACATACCAAAAATCGTCACTTATCTGAAGTACGGCGTAACATCGAAAATAGTTTTTCTTTAATCAGGCAACAAATCGAATTTCTATCTTTCCAAGGTGAATTTCATTTTGACATCCTAAATGCACGCTTAGGCAGATACTCTGATTTTTCAGTCAATGCCTTATTTCATAAAAAGTTGGAGGATTTAAAGGAAAATGGACAAGCCAATACTTATCTGTCTTATAAAGGATCACTAAACAAAATAGAACAGTTTGCAGGAAAACACATTTCTTTTCATGAAATTACCATCAACTGGTTAAACCGTTTTGAGCATCACTTATCCGCATCAGGAATCAGTTACTCCAGTATGGGATTCTATTTCAGAAACTTAAAATGCATTCTTAATATAGCACGTAAAGACGGTATCATTAAGGAAAGTCAGTATCCTTTCGGAAAAGGGAAATATGAAGTACCCACCGGATGTGGACGCAAATTAGCATTAACCCTGAAAGAAATCAAGAAAATTATTACTTATAATGACGGAACCCCAAAGACTGAATTTTATCGTGATCTGTGGTTTTTTTCTTATTTATGTAATGGTATTAATTTTCGTGATTTATTATATCTGCAATACTCCAATATCATCAATGGTGAAATCTGCTTCATACGTGCAAAAACAGCCCGAAATACCAAACACAGTAAGATTATCCATGCAGTCATCACGCCCGAAATGCAAAAGATAATAGAGAAGTGGGGCAATCCACCCACGTCACCCGAAACTTATATCTTTCCTTTTGCTACCGGAAAAGAGAATCCTTTTGAAAGAGTAAAACTGGTAAGAGAAGTGGTCACCGAATGTAATCAGATACTTTACAAGATTTCTCATAAGACAGGCATTCCACGCGTCACGACCTATGCAGCACGTCACTCCTTCGCAACAGTGTTAAAACGCAGTGGCGTCAATATTTCCTATATATCCGAAAGTCTTGGACATTCCAATTTAGCCATTACAGAAAACTATCTCGCAAGTTTTGAAGCTGAAGAAAGGAAAAAGAATTCAATACTCTTAACAAGGTTCGATCTATAA
- a CDS encoding uroporphyrinogen decarboxylase family protein has product MKRVLFILFCFTTLVQAQIPTNKREVMQQFLSGTLDESYVPAAFFMHFGKDARTGEKAIDAHLRYFLSTGMDFVKIQFEQGYGRIRIEKSEDWELIKPLPLDFFTPTLEIVNDIYDIAGANAMILPTVYSPFQMLIQSVGAKTVIAYAKTEPERVKKALEYFTEALIGYVKACKKIGVDGFYTPTQGGEIKFYEVPGFFETFVKPYDIRVMQECNTQTQLNILHICDYEGKYDDLTRFVSYPGQIINAPCEVADQPFSLQACEQLFKRPAMGGLYRKGAILKGSSDEIAKEIYELKKSLKGKRFILGADCTILPQTPMDNIRTAIKTSHHTRNIE; this is encoded by the coding sequence ATGAAAAGAGTACTATTTATATTGTTTTGCTTCACGACATTAGTTCAGGCACAAATTCCCACCAATAAGCGGGAAGTAATGCAGCAATTCCTGTCAGGTACATTAGACGAATCGTATGTACCAGCAGCATTTTTCATGCATTTCGGAAAAGATGCACGCACCGGAGAAAAAGCTATAGATGCACATTTACGTTATTTTCTTTCCACAGGTATGGATTTCGTAAAAATCCAGTTCGAACAAGGATATGGACGTATTCGGATTGAGAAATCAGAAGATTGGGAACTAATTAAACCACTTCCCTTAGACTTCTTTACTCCAACATTGGAAATAGTAAATGACATTTACGATATTGCCGGTGCCAATGCGATGATATTACCCACTGTTTATTCTCCATTCCAAATGCTGATACAAAGCGTAGGAGCTAAAACTGTGATAGCATATGCTAAAACAGAACCGGAACGAGTGAAAAAAGCACTCGAATATTTTACTGAAGCACTTATCGGATATGTAAAAGCGTGTAAAAAGATTGGTGTAGATGGGTTTTACACACCTACACAAGGGGGAGAAATTAAATTTTATGAAGTACCCGGATTCTTTGAGACCTTCGTTAAACCATATGACATAAGAGTCATGCAGGAATGTAATACCCAAACCCAGCTTAATATACTCCATATTTGTGACTACGAAGGCAAGTATGACGATTTAACTCGTTTTGTATCATATCCGGGCCAAATAATTAATGCACCCTGTGAAGTAGCCGACCAGCCTTTCAGTCTACAAGCATGCGAACAATTATTTAAGCGCCCGGCAATGGGAGGACTATATCGTAAAGGCGCTATATTAAAAGGAAGTTCTGATGAAATAGCAAAAGAAATATATGAATTAAAGAAATCTTTGAAAGGGAAACGATTTATTTTAGGGGCAGATTGTACAATCTTGCCTCAAACACCAATGGATAACATCAGAACTGCTATTAAAACATCACATCATACTCGTAATATAGAATAA
- the galB gene encoding beta-galactosidase GalB, with the protein MKNRFLILLSFVLIVARDVVCANTSMVRERININRDWRYQIDDPNGTGAALHYSQLKPYLLPCANGFIIFGKRYQRPEGNPGENIAYVKSDFDDSEWRHLNLPHDWAIEGPFNIDYNGSTGKLPYWGIRWYRKTLELSQDDAGKQIYLDIDGAMSYASVWCNGQYVGGWPYGYASFRLDLTPYIKAGQKNVLAIRLDNPDDTSRWYPGSGIYRNVWLVKTSPVHVEQWGTFVRNQQVDSKIAVMEMGVNIENHAGKDVQVKLQTSVYLQGKDGRPVGEEVTQSMTKDIAIKKDSWSSARFQFKVDKPKLWDIDTPNCYVAVSRVFMDGKEMDSYETPFGIRTIEFTHDQGFMLNGQKVTIKGVCMHHDLGALGAAFNEVAAERQLRIMKEMGANAIRTSHNPPAPELVALCDRMGLMMQLELADTWQKGKRKNDYNLLFDDWSEADMRSLVRHYRNHPSVIMWSIGNEVPDQMTDQGIIIARNLTAYCHDEDPTRPTSLGCNKRDAVFRDIVNQVDIFGLNYFHNTYPLFKEYNPTRRYHASETSSATSSRGEYFFPVTTKVEDSRAGFQLSSYDMTTIGWGCAPEVQFKMNEEYLFMSGEFVWTGFDYLGEPTPYNKDLTNLLNFSDPNELEKARKELEKLGKIKTPSRSSYFGIVDLCGFPKDRYYNYKSYWRPDVPTVHILPHWNWEERIGEITPVHIYTSGDAVELFLNGKSLGRREKAHSYDRLTWDDVRYEPGSLKAIAYKNGQKWAEELVETTGKPAALQVTAEKTELKSDGTDLSFIRVAVVDSQGRVVPRSKNHLKFSVTGPADIIATDNGDATSLLPFQLSERDAYNGLALVILRSQYMKQGKVLLTVESKGLPKQKVALKVE; encoded by the coding sequence ATGAAAAACAGATTTCTTATTTTATTGAGTTTTGTACTCATTGTGGCGCGAGATGTTGTTTGTGCAAATACTTCAATGGTGCGTGAGCGCATAAACATTAATCGTGATTGGCGTTATCAGATAGATGATCCGAATGGGACAGGTGCTGCATTACATTACTCTCAACTAAAGCCTTATTTATTACCTTGTGCCAACGGTTTTATTATATTCGGAAAGAGGTATCAGAGGCCGGAAGGCAATCCGGGAGAAAATATAGCCTATGTAAAATCTGATTTTGATGATAGTGAATGGCGACATTTGAATTTACCCCATGATTGGGCTATTGAAGGACCTTTCAATATTGACTATAACGGTTCGACTGGAAAGTTACCTTATTGGGGGATACGCTGGTATCGTAAAACGCTGGAATTATCGCAGGATGATGCCGGAAAACAAATTTATCTTGATATTGATGGGGCGATGTCATACGCTTCCGTGTGGTGTAACGGGCAATATGTGGGTGGATGGCCTTATGGCTATGCTTCTTTTCGTCTTGATCTGACACCTTATATAAAGGCAGGACAAAAGAATGTGTTGGCTATTCGATTGGATAATCCGGACGATACTTCACGTTGGTATCCGGGTAGTGGCATTTATCGGAATGTATGGTTAGTGAAAACGTCTCCTGTCCATGTGGAGCAATGGGGAACTTTTGTACGAAACCAGCAGGTTGATTCAAAAATTGCTGTTATGGAAATGGGAGTGAATATTGAGAATCATGCTGGAAAAGATGTTCAGGTAAAGTTGCAGACAAGTGTATATCTGCAAGGGAAAGATGGACGTCCTGTGGGGGAAGAAGTGACTCAAAGTATGACTAAGGATATTGCGATTAAAAAAGATAGCTGGTCGAGCGCGCGCTTTCAATTTAAAGTAGATAAACCGAAGTTGTGGGATATCGATACTCCGAATTGTTATGTAGCGGTCAGTAGGGTATTCATGGATGGAAAGGAAATGGATAGTTATGAAACTCCTTTTGGAATTCGTACAATTGAGTTCACGCATGATCAGGGATTTATGCTTAATGGACAGAAAGTTACAATCAAAGGCGTGTGTATGCACCATGATTTAGGTGCTTTGGGAGCGGCTTTCAATGAAGTGGCTGCCGAAAGACAATTACGTATAATGAAAGAAATGGGTGCAAATGCCATTCGGACTTCCCACAACCCTCCCGCACCGGAGTTAGTGGCTCTTTGTGACCGTATGGGACTGATGATGCAACTGGAGTTGGCGGATACCTGGCAGAAAGGAAAACGTAAGAATGATTACAACCTTCTTTTTGATGATTGGAGTGAAGCGGATATGCGTTCGCTGGTACGCCATTACCGTAATCATCCTTCGGTTATAATGTGGAGTATAGGTAATGAGGTGCCTGACCAGATGACTGATCAAGGTATTATAATAGCTCGTAATCTGACGGCATACTGCCATGACGAAGATCCTACACGTCCTACATCGCTTGGATGTAATAAGCGGGATGCCGTTTTCCGGGATATAGTGAATCAGGTGGATATATTTGGTTTGAACTATTTTCATAACACTTATCCACTTTTTAAAGAGTACAATCCGACTCGCCGTTATCATGCCAGCGAGACTTCTTCTGCAACGAGTTCGCGAGGGGAATATTTTTTTCCGGTGACGACCAAAGTTGAAGACAGTCGTGCCGGTTTCCAGCTTTCATCATATGATATGACAACTATAGGATGGGGATGTGCTCCTGAGGTTCAATTTAAAATGAATGAAGAATATCTGTTTATGAGTGGTGAGTTTGTGTGGACTGGATTCGATTATTTGGGCGAACCTACTCCTTATAATAAAGACCTAACCAATCTGTTGAACTTCAGTGATCCGAATGAATTAGAAAAGGCTAGAAAGGAATTGGAAAAGTTAGGCAAAATTAAAACACCTTCCCGCAGTTCTTATTTTGGTATTGTCGATTTATGCGGTTTTCCGAAGGATCGTTATTACAACTATAAGAGCTACTGGCGCCCTGATGTGCCCACTGTGCATATATTGCCTCATTGGAACTGGGAAGAGCGGATTGGTGAAATAACTCCCGTTCATATTTATACTTCGGGAGATGCTGTTGAACTGTTTTTGAATGGTAAGTCGCTGGGACGTAGAGAGAAAGCTCATTCGTATGATCGTTTGACCTGGGATGATGTACGTTATGAACCGGGAAGTTTGAAAGCCATAGCTTATAAGAACGGTCAGAAATGGGCGGAAGAGCTTGTAGAGACCACTGGAAAACCAGCTGCTTTACAAGTAACGGCAGAGAAAACAGAGCTTAAAAGTGATGGTACTGATTTATCATTTATCCGTGTAGCTGTTGTGGACTCTCAAGGTCGTGTTGTGCCTCGTTCTAAGAATCATTTGAAGTTTTCTGTAACAGGGCCTGCTGACATTATAGCTACAGATAATGGAGATGCAACAAGTTTATTACCATTCCAGTTATCAGAAAGAGATGCTTATAACGGTTTGGCATTAGTCATTTTGCGTAGCCAGTATATGAAGCAGGGAAAAGTACTACTTACAGTAGAATCTAAGGGGCTTCCGAAACAAAAGGTTGCGTTAAAGGTAGAATAA